The proteins below come from a single Ochotona princeps isolate mOchPri1 chromosome 6, mOchPri1.hap1, whole genome shotgun sequence genomic window:
- the NDRG2 gene encoding protein NDRG2 isoform X3 → MAELQEVQITEEKPLLPGQAAQAAKEAELAARILLDQGQTHSVETPYGSVTFTVYGTPKPKRPAILTYHDVGLNYKSCFQPLFQFGDMQEIIQNFVRVHVDAPGMEEGAPVFPLGYQYPSLDQLADMIPCILQYLNFSTIIGVGVGAGAYVLSRYALTHPDTVEGLVLINIDPNAKGWMDWAAHKLTGLTSSIPEMILGHLFSQEELSGNSELIQKYRNIITHAPNLDNIELYWNSYNNRRDLNFERGGDVTLKCPVMLVVGDQAPHEDAVVECNSKLDPTQTSFLKMADSGGQPQLTQPGKLTEAFKYFLQGMGYMASSCMTRLSRSRTASLTSAASIDGNRSRSRTLSQSSESGTLPSGPPGHTMEVSC, encoded by the exons ATGGCGGAGCTGCAGGAAGTGCAGATCACCGAGGAGAAGCCCCTGTTGCCAGgacaggcagcccaggcagccaAG GAGGCTGAGTTAGCTGCCCGCATCCTCCTGGACCAGGGACAG ACTCACTCAGTGGAGACACCTTACGGCTCTGTCACTTTTACTGTCTATGGCACCCCCAAACCCAAACGCCCAGCGATACTCACTTATCACGATGTGGGACTTAACT ATAAATCTTGCTTCCAGCCACTGTTTCAGTTTGGGGACATGCAGGAAATCATCCAGAACTTTGTGCGGGTTCATGTGGATGCTCCTGGAATGGAAGAGGGGGCTCCCGTGTTCCCTTTGGG CTATCAGTACCCATCTCTGGACCAGCTTGCAGACATGATCCCTTGCATCCTGCAGTACCTAAA tTTCTCTACAATAATTGGAGTTGGAGTTGGAGCTGGAGCCTACGTTCTATCACGATATGCT CTCACCCACCCCGACACCGTTGAAGGACTTGTCCTCATCAACATTGATCCCAATGCCAAGGGCTGGATGGATTGGGCAGCCCACAAG TTAACAGGCCTTACCTCTTCCATTCCGGAGATGATTCTTGGGCATCTTTTCAGCCAG GAAGAGCTATCTGGAAATTCTGAGTTGATACAAAAGTACAGAAATATCATTACACATGCACCCAATCTGGACAACATTGAACTATATTGGAACAGCTACAACAA CCGTCGAGACCTGAACTTTGAGCGTGGTGGTGATGTCACCCTCAA GTGCCCTGTGATGCTGGTGGTAGGAGACCAAGCACCCCATGAAGATGCAGTG GTGGAATGTAACTCAAAATTGGACCCTACCCAGACCTCGTTCCTCAAG ATGGCTGACTCCGGAGGTCAGCCCCAGCTAACTCAG CCAGGCAAACTGACAGAGGCCTTCAAGTACTTTCTGCAAGGCATGGGCTACA TGGCCTCATCCTGTATGACCCGCCTGTCTCGGTCTCGCACAGCCTCTCTGACCAGTGCCGCATCCATTGATGGCAACCGGTCCCGCTCTCGCACCCTGTCCCAAAGCAGCGAGTCTGGGACTCTGCCTTCTGGGCCACCAGGGCACACTATGGAGGTCTCCTGTTGA
- the NDRG2 gene encoding protein NDRG2 isoform X2, with protein sequence MILVAEAPELGEVRIPIIIPLQLVTESPATMAELQEVQITEEKPLLPGQAAQAAKEAELAARILLDQGQTHSVETPYGSVTFTVYGTPKPKRPAILTYHDVGLNYKSCFQPLFQFGDMQEIIQNFVRVHVDAPGMEEGAPVFPLGYQYPSLDQLADMIPCILQYLNFSTIIGVGVGAGAYVLSRYALTHPDTVEGLVLINIDPNAKGWMDWAAHKLTGLTSSIPEMILGHLFSQEELSGNSELIQKYRNIITHAPNLDNIELYWNSYNNRRDLNFERGGDVTLKCPVMLVVGDQAPHEDAVVECNSKLDPTQTSFLKMADSGGQPQLTQPGKLTEAFKYFLQGMGYMASSCMTRLSRSRTASLTSAASIDGNRSRSRTLSQSSESGTLPSGPPGHTMEVSC encoded by the exons ATGATCCTGGTAGCGGAG GCCCCGGAGTTAGGAGAAGTGAGAATCCCCATCATAATCCCACTGCAGCTGGTGACTGAGAGCCCA GCCACCATGGCGGAGCTGCAGGAAGTGCAGATCACCGAGGAGAAGCCCCTGTTGCCAGgacaggcagcccaggcagccaAG GAGGCTGAGTTAGCTGCCCGCATCCTCCTGGACCAGGGACAG ACTCACTCAGTGGAGACACCTTACGGCTCTGTCACTTTTACTGTCTATGGCACCCCCAAACCCAAACGCCCAGCGATACTCACTTATCACGATGTGGGACTTAACT ATAAATCTTGCTTCCAGCCACTGTTTCAGTTTGGGGACATGCAGGAAATCATCCAGAACTTTGTGCGGGTTCATGTGGATGCTCCTGGAATGGAAGAGGGGGCTCCCGTGTTCCCTTTGGG CTATCAGTACCCATCTCTGGACCAGCTTGCAGACATGATCCCTTGCATCCTGCAGTACCTAAA tTTCTCTACAATAATTGGAGTTGGAGTTGGAGCTGGAGCCTACGTTCTATCACGATATGCT CTCACCCACCCCGACACCGTTGAAGGACTTGTCCTCATCAACATTGATCCCAATGCCAAGGGCTGGATGGATTGGGCAGCCCACAAG TTAACAGGCCTTACCTCTTCCATTCCGGAGATGATTCTTGGGCATCTTTTCAGCCAG GAAGAGCTATCTGGAAATTCTGAGTTGATACAAAAGTACAGAAATATCATTACACATGCACCCAATCTGGACAACATTGAACTATATTGGAACAGCTACAACAA CCGTCGAGACCTGAACTTTGAGCGTGGTGGTGATGTCACCCTCAA GTGCCCTGTGATGCTGGTGGTAGGAGACCAAGCACCCCATGAAGATGCAGTG GTGGAATGTAACTCAAAATTGGACCCTACCCAGACCTCGTTCCTCAAG ATGGCTGACTCCGGAGGTCAGCCCCAGCTAACTCAG CCAGGCAAACTGACAGAGGCCTTCAAGTACTTTCTGCAAGGCATGGGCTACA TGGCCTCATCCTGTATGACCCGCCTGTCTCGGTCTCGCACAGCCTCTCTGACCAGTGCCGCATCCATTGATGGCAACCGGTCCCGCTCTCGCACCCTGTCCCAAAGCAGCGAGTCTGGGACTCTGCCTTCTGGGCCACCAGGGCACACTATGGAGGTCTCCTGTTGA
- the NDRG2 gene encoding protein NDRG2 isoform X1 produces MAELQEVQITEEKPLLPGQAAQAAKTHSVETPYGSVTFTVYGTPKPKRPAILTYHDVGLNYKSCFQPLFQFGDMQEIIQNFVRVHVDAPGMEEGAPVFPLGYQYPSLDQLADMIPCILQYLNFSTIIGVGVGAGAYVLSRYALTHPDTVEGLVLINIDPNAKGWMDWAAHKLTGLTSSIPEMILGHLFSQEELSGNSELIQKYRNIITHAPNLDNIELYWNSYNNRRDLNFERGGDVTLKCPVMLVVGDQAPHEDAVVECNSKLDPTQTSFLKMADSGGQPQLTQPGKLTEAFKYFLQGMGYMASSCMTRLSRSRTASLTSAASIDGNRSRSRTLSQSSESGTLPSGPPGHTMEVSC; encoded by the exons ATGGCGGAGCTGCAGGAAGTGCAGATCACCGAGGAGAAGCCCCTGTTGCCAGgacaggcagcccaggcagccaAG ACTCACTCAGTGGAGACACCTTACGGCTCTGTCACTTTTACTGTCTATGGCACCCCCAAACCCAAACGCCCAGCGATACTCACTTATCACGATGTGGGACTTAACT ATAAATCTTGCTTCCAGCCACTGTTTCAGTTTGGGGACATGCAGGAAATCATCCAGAACTTTGTGCGGGTTCATGTGGATGCTCCTGGAATGGAAGAGGGGGCTCCCGTGTTCCCTTTGGG CTATCAGTACCCATCTCTGGACCAGCTTGCAGACATGATCCCTTGCATCCTGCAGTACCTAAA tTTCTCTACAATAATTGGAGTTGGAGTTGGAGCTGGAGCCTACGTTCTATCACGATATGCT CTCACCCACCCCGACACCGTTGAAGGACTTGTCCTCATCAACATTGATCCCAATGCCAAGGGCTGGATGGATTGGGCAGCCCACAAG TTAACAGGCCTTACCTCTTCCATTCCGGAGATGATTCTTGGGCATCTTTTCAGCCAG GAAGAGCTATCTGGAAATTCTGAGTTGATACAAAAGTACAGAAATATCATTACACATGCACCCAATCTGGACAACATTGAACTATATTGGAACAGCTACAACAA CCGTCGAGACCTGAACTTTGAGCGTGGTGGTGATGTCACCCTCAA GTGCCCTGTGATGCTGGTGGTAGGAGACCAAGCACCCCATGAAGATGCAGTG GTGGAATGTAACTCAAAATTGGACCCTACCCAGACCTCGTTCCTCAAG ATGGCTGACTCCGGAGGTCAGCCCCAGCTAACTCAG CCAGGCAAACTGACAGAGGCCTTCAAGTACTTTCTGCAAGGCATGGGCTACA TGGCCTCATCCTGTATGACCCGCCTGTCTCGGTCTCGCACAGCCTCTCTGACCAGTGCCGCATCCATTGATGGCAACCGGTCCCGCTCTCGCACCCTGTCCCAAAGCAGCGAGTCTGGGACTCTGCCTTCTGGGCCACCAGGGCACACTATGGAGGTCTCCTGTTGA
- the NDRG2 gene encoding protein NDRG2 isoform X4 has translation MAPPNPNAQRYSLITMWDLTPLFQFGDMQEIIQNFVRVHVDAPGMEEGAPVFPLGYQYPSLDQLADMIPCILQYLNFSTIIGVGVGAGAYVLSRYALTHPDTVEGLVLINIDPNAKGWMDWAAHKLTGLTSSIPEMILGHLFSQEELSGNSELIQKYRNIITHAPNLDNIELYWNSYNNRRDLNFERGGDVTLKCPVMLVVGDQAPHEDAVVECNSKLDPTQTSFLKMADSGGQPQLTQPGKLTEAFKYFLQGMGYMASSCMTRLSRSRTASLTSAASIDGNRSRSRTLSQSSESGTLPSGPPGHTMEVSC, from the exons ATGGCACCCCCAAACCCAAACGCCCAGCGATACTCACTTATCACGATGTGGGACTTAACT CCACTGTTTCAGTTTGGGGACATGCAGGAAATCATCCAGAACTTTGTGCGGGTTCATGTGGATGCTCCTGGAATGGAAGAGGGGGCTCCCGTGTTCCCTTTGGG CTATCAGTACCCATCTCTGGACCAGCTTGCAGACATGATCCCTTGCATCCTGCAGTACCTAAA tTTCTCTACAATAATTGGAGTTGGAGTTGGAGCTGGAGCCTACGTTCTATCACGATATGCT CTCACCCACCCCGACACCGTTGAAGGACTTGTCCTCATCAACATTGATCCCAATGCCAAGGGCTGGATGGATTGGGCAGCCCACAAG TTAACAGGCCTTACCTCTTCCATTCCGGAGATGATTCTTGGGCATCTTTTCAGCCAG GAAGAGCTATCTGGAAATTCTGAGTTGATACAAAAGTACAGAAATATCATTACACATGCACCCAATCTGGACAACATTGAACTATATTGGAACAGCTACAACAA CCGTCGAGACCTGAACTTTGAGCGTGGTGGTGATGTCACCCTCAA GTGCCCTGTGATGCTGGTGGTAGGAGACCAAGCACCCCATGAAGATGCAGTG GTGGAATGTAACTCAAAATTGGACCCTACCCAGACCTCGTTCCTCAAG ATGGCTGACTCCGGAGGTCAGCCCCAGCTAACTCAG CCAGGCAAACTGACAGAGGCCTTCAAGTACTTTCTGCAAGGCATGGGCTACA TGGCCTCATCCTGTATGACCCGCCTGTCTCGGTCTCGCACAGCCTCTCTGACCAGTGCCGCATCCATTGATGGCAACCGGTCCCGCTCTCGCACCCTGTCCCAAAGCAGCGAGTCTGGGACTCTGCCTTCTGGGCCACCAGGGCACACTATGGAGGTCTCCTGTTGA